A portion of the Macaca thibetana thibetana isolate TM-01 chromosome 9, ASM2454274v1, whole genome shotgun sequence genome contains these proteins:
- the MKI67 gene encoding proliferation marker protein Ki-67 isoform X2, translating into MKKELDVKSQKENVLQCCRKSGLQTDYTTEKESAGGLQGETQLLVSCKSRPKSGGSDHAMAEPASPERELDQNKGKRRDVESVQSPSKAVGASFPLCEPAKMKTPVQYSQQQNSPQKHKNKDLYTAGRRESVHLGKREGFKAGDKTLTPRKLSTRNQTPAKVEDTADSAAKPENLSSKTRGSIPTDVEVPPTETEIHNEPFLTLWLTQVERKIQKDSLNKPEKLDTTAGKMCSGLPGLSSVDISNFGDAINESEGIPLKRRRVSFGGHLRPELFDENLPPNTPLKRGETPTKRKSLVTHTPPVLKKIIKEQPQPSGKQESTSEISVEVKAQSLVRSPPAPSPRKTPVANDQRRRSCKAAPASSSKSQTEVPKRGGRKSGNLPSKRASISRSQHDILQMICSKRRSGASEANLIVAKSWADVVKLGAKQTQTKLIKHGPQRSMNKRQRRPATPKKPVGEVHSQFSTGHANSPCTIIIGKAHTEKVHVPARPYRMLNNFVSNQKMDFKEDLSGIAEMFKTPVKEQPQLTSTCHVAISNSENLLGKQVQATNSGEEPLLPTSESFGGNAFFSAQNSAKQPSDKCSASPPLRRQSIRENGNIAKTPRNTYKITSVETKTSDTETEPSKTVSIVNKLRRSMEFRSIQKLPIESKSEETNTDIVERILKRCQKATLLQQRREGEMKEIERPFETYKENIELKENDEKTKAVKRSRRTWGPKCEPTSDLTDLKSLPDTEHTKDTACGQDLLQTQDHAKAPKSEKGKITKMPCQSLQPERINTPTHIKQQLKASLGKVGVKEELLAVGKLTRTSEETTHTHREPAEDGKNIRMFKESPKQILDPAACVTGMKKWPRTPKEEARSLEDLAGFKELFQTPGPTEESMTKEKTTKIACKSPPPESVDTPTSTRQRPKRGLRKADVEEEFLALRKLTPSAGKTMHTPKPTGGDEKDIKAFMGTPVQKLDLPGTLPGSKRQLQTPKGKAQALEDLAGFKELFQTPVLTEELVAAGKTTKISCKSPQPDPVDTPTSTKQRPKRSLRKADVEGEFLAFRKLTPAAGKAMHIPKPAVGEEKGINTFVGTPVQKLDLTENLTGNKRWPHTPKEKAQALEDLTGFKELFQTPGHTEEAVAAGKTTKMPCKSSPPELADTPTSTRRQPKTPLGKRDVQKELSALKKLTQTTHTDKVPEGEDKSIKAFKETAKQRLDPAASVTGSKRQPRTPKRKAQPLEDLAGLKELFQTPICTDKPTTHEKTTKIACRSPQPDPVDTPTSSKPQSKRSLRKVDVEEEFLALKKRTPSAGKAMHIPKPAVSDEKNINAFVGTPVQKLDLPENLTGGKRRLQTPKEKAQALEDLSGFKELFQTPSHTEESMTNDKTAKVACKSSQPDPDKTPASSKGRLKTSLGKVGMKEELRAVGELTQTSGETTHTHTEPTGDGKSIKAFMESPKQILDSAASLTGSKRQPRTPKGKSEVREDLAGFKELFQTPGHTKESMTNEKTTKISYRSSQPDPVDTPTSSKPQPKRSLRKADVEEEFLAFRKRTPSADKAMHTPKPAGGEEKDINTFTGTPVQKLDPPENLPGSKRRLQTPKEKAQTLEDLTGFRELFQTPCTDNPTTDEKTTKILCKSPQPDPVDTPTSTKQRPKRSLKKADVEEEFLAFRELTPSAGKAMHTPKPAVGEEKVINTFVGTPVQKLDLPGNLPGSKRWPQTTKEKAKALEDLAGFKELFQTPSHTEKSMTDDKITEVYCNSPQPDPVKTPTSSKRRLKTSLGKVGVKEEVLPVSKLTQTSGKTTQTHRETAGDGKSIKVFKESAKQMLDPANYGTGMKRWPRTPKEEARSLEDLAGFKELFQTPGPTEESTTDDKTTKIACKSPPPESVDTPTSTRRRPKTPLGKRDVEKELSALKKLTQTTHTDKVPEGEDKSIRAFKETAKQRLDPAASVTGSKKQLRTPKRKAQPLEDLAGLKELFQTPICTDKPTTHEKTTKIACRSPQPDPVDTPTIFKPQSKRSLRKADVEEEFLALRKLTPSVGKAMHTPKPSGGDEKDMKAFLGTPVQKLDLPGNLPRSKRRPQTPKEKAQPLEDLTGFKELFQTPGTDKPTTDEKTTKMPCKSPQPDPADTPASTKQQPKRSLRKADVEEEFLALRKLTPSAGKAMDTPKPAVSDEKNNTFMEILVQNLDLPGNLPGSKRRPQTPKEKAEALGDLAGFKELFQTPGHTEESMTDDKMTEVSCISPQPESFKTSRSSKQRLKISLVKVDMKEEPLAVNKLTRTSGKTTQTHTQPTGESKSIKAFKESPKQILDPAANVTGSKRQLRTRKEKASALEDLTGFRELFPAPGHTEQSMTVDKNTTMPCKSPPAEPADTATSTKRYPKTRLRKEVKEELSALERLTQTSGQSTHTHKELASGDEGIKVFKQCAKKKPNPVEEEPSRRRPRAPKEKAQPLEDPAGFKELSEPSGHTQEPLTAGKATKIPCKSPPVEVVDTTASTRRHLRTRVQKVQVKEEPSAVKFTQTSGGTTDADKEPVGEDKGIKAVKESAKQTLAPAASVTGSRRRPRAPRENAQALEDLADFKDPAPGHTEESMTDDKTTKIPCKSSPELVDTATSSKRRPRTRAQKVAVKEELLAVGSLTQTSGETAHTDKEPVGEDKGMKAFKQPVKQKLDAEDVIGSRRRPRAPKEKTQPLEDLASFQELSPTPGHTEELANGAADSFTSAPKKTPDSGKPLKTSRRVLRAPKVEPVADLVSTTDPVKSQSKSNTSLPPLPFKSGGGKDGSATGTKRLRCMPAPEEITEELPASKKQRVAPRARGKSPEPMVIMKRSLRTSAKRIEPVVELNSNNMKTNKEEHKLQDSVPENKGISLRSRRQNKTDVEQQITEVLILAERIEINRNEMKTSPEMDIQNPDDGAWKPIPRGKVSENKRCLRSVRPNKSSQPKVAEESGGQKSAGLLTQNQEGKGEAGNSDSMCLRSRKTKSQSAASTLESESVQRVTRSVKRCAENPKKAEDIVYVKKIRTRSHRDSEDI; encoded by the exons gaagagaagagacGTGGAGTCTGTTCAGAGTCCCAGCAAGGCTGTAGGCGCCAGCTTTCCTCTCTGTGAACCAGCTAAAATGAAGACCCCTGTACAATATTCACAGCAACAAAATTCTCCACAAAAACATAAGAACAAAGACCTGTATACTGCTGGGAGAAGAGAATCTGTGCATCTGGGTAAAAGGGAAGGCTTCAAGGCTGGTGATAAAACTCTTACGCCCAGGAAGCTTTCAACTAGAAATCAAACACCAGCTAAAGTCGAAGACACAGCTGACTCTGCCGCTAAGCCAGAAAATCTCTCTTCCAAAACCAGAGGAAGTATTCCTACAGATGTGGAAGTTCCGCCTACAGAAACTGAAATTCACAATGAGCCATTTTTAACTCTGTGGCTCACTCAGGTTGAAAGGAAGATCCAAAAGGATTCCCTCAACAAGCCTGAGAAATTGGACACTACCGCTGGAAAGATGTGCTCTGGGTTACCTGGTCTTAGTTCAGTTGATATCAGCAACTTTGGTGATGCCATTA ATGAGAGTGAGGGAATACCTTTGAAAAGAAGGCGTGTGTCCTTTGGTGGGCACCTAAGACCTGAATTGTTTGATGAAAACTTGCCTCCTAATACGCCTCTCAAAAGGGGAGAAACCCCAACCAAAAGAAAGTCTCTGGTAACGCACACTCCACCTGTCCTGAAGAAAATCATCAAG GAACAGCCTCAACCATCAGGAAAACAAGAGTCAACTTCAGAAATCAGTGTGGAAGTGAAGGCACAAAGCTTGGTTAGAAGCCCTCCAGCTCCTAGTCCTAGGAAAACTCCAGTTGCCAATGATCAACGCCGTAGGTCCTGCAAAGCAGCCCCTGCTTCCAGCAGCAAATCTCAGACAGAGGTTCCtaagagaggagggagaaagagcgGCAACCTGCCTTCAAAGAGAGCATCTATCAGCCGAAGTCAACAtgatattttacagatgatatgtTCCAAAAGAAGAAGTGGTGCTTCGGAAGCCAATCTAATTG TTGCAAAATCATGGGCAGATGTAGTAAAACTTGgtgcaaaacaaacacaaactaaACTCATAAAACATGGTCCTCAAAGGTCAATGAACAAAAGGCAAAGAAGACCTGCTACTCCGAAG AAGCCTGTGGGCGAAGTTCACAGTCAATTTAGTACAGGCCATGCAAACTCTCCTTGTACCATAATAATAGGGAAGGCTCATACTGAAAAAGTACATGTGCCTGCTCGACCCTACAGAATGCTCAACAACTTCGTTTCCAACCAAAAAATGGACTTTAAGGAAGATCTTTCAG GAATAGCTGAAATGTTCAAGACCCCAGTGAAGGAGCAACCACAGTTGACAAGCACATGTCATGTCGCTATTTCAAATTCAGAGAATTTGCTTGGAAAACAAGTTCAAGCAACTAATTCAGGAGAAGAACCTCTGCTGCCCACCTCAGAGAGTTTTG gaGGAAATGCGTTCTTCAGTGCACAGAATTCAGCAAAACAGCCATCTGATAAATGCTCTGCAAGCCCTCCCTTAAGACGGCAGTCTattagagaaaatggaaacatagCAAAAACTCCCAGGAACACCTACAAAATAACTTCCGTGGAGACGAAAACTTCAGATACTGAGACAGAGCCTTCAAAAACAGTATCCATCGTAAACAAGTTAAGAAGGTCTATGGAGTTCAGAAGTATACAGAAACTACCTATAGAAAGTAAGAGTGAAGAAACAAATACAGACATTGTTGAGCGCATCCTAAAAAGATGTCAGAAGGCAACACTACTACaacaaaggagagaaggagagatgaaGGAAATAGAAAGACCTTTTGAGACATATAAGGAAAAtattgaattaaaagaaaatgatgaaaagacGAAAGCAGTGAAGAGATCAAGAAGAACTTGGGGTCCGAAATGTGAACCAACGTCTGATCTGACAGACCTCAAGAGCTTGCCTGATACAGAACACACGAAAGACACGGCATGTGGCCAGGATCTCCTCCaaacccaagatcatgccaaggCACCAAAGAGTGAGAAGGGCAAAATCACTAAAATGCCCTGCCAGTCATTACAACCAGAACGAATAAACACCCCAACACACATAAAACAACAGCTGAAGGCATCCCTGGGGAAAGTGGGTGTGAAAGAAGAGCTCTTAGCAGTCGGCAAGCTCACACGGACGTCAGAGGAaaccacgcacacacacagagagccaGCAGAAGATGGCAAGAACATCAGAATGTTTAAGGAGTCTCCAAAGCAGATCCTGGACCCAGCAGCCTGTGTAACTGGAATGAAGAAGTGGCCAAGAACGCCTAAGGAAGAGGCGCGATCACTAGAAGACCTGGCCGGCTTCAAAGAGCTCTTCCAGACACCAGGTCCCACTGAGGAATCAATGACTAAAGAGAAAACTACCAAAATAGCCTGCAAATCTCCACCACCAGAATCAGTGGACACTCCAACAAGCACAAGGCAACGGCCTAAGAGAGGTCTCAGGAAAGCAGATGTAGAGGAAGAATTCTTAGCACTCAGGAAACTAACACCATCAGCAGGGAAAACCATGCACACACCCAAACCAACAGGAGGTGATGAGAAAGATATTAAAGCTTTTATGGGAACTCCAGTGCAGAAACTGGACCTGCCAGGAACTTTACCTGGCAGCAAGAGACAGCTGCAAACTCCCAAGGGAAAGGCCCAGGCTCTAGAAGACCTGGCTGGCTTTAAAGAACTATTCCAGACTCCTGTTCTTACTGAGGAATTAGTGGCTGCCGGCAAAACCACTAAAATATCCTGCAAATCTCCACAGCCAGACCCAGTGGACACCCCAACAAGCACAAAGCAACGGCCCAAGAGAAGTCTCAGGAAAGCAGATGTAGAGGGAGAATTCTTAGCATTCAGGAAACTAACACCGGCAGCCGGCAAAGCCATGCACATACCTAAACCAGCAGTAGGTGAAGAGAAAGGCATCAACACATTTGTGGGAACTCCAGTGCAGAAACTGGACCTGACAGAGAACTTAACTGGCAACAAGAGATGGCCACATACTCCTAAGGAAAAGGCCCAGGCTCTGGAAGACCTGACTGGCTTTAAAGAGCTCTTCCAGACACCTGGTCATACTGAAGAAGCAGTGGCTGCTGGCAAAACTACTAAAATGCCCTGCAAATCTTCTCCACCAGAATTAGCAGACACCCCAACAAGCACAAGAAGGCAGCCCAAGACACCTTTGGGGAAAAGGGATGTACAGAAAgagctctcagctctgaagaagctcacacagaccacacacacagacaaagtACCAGAAGGTGAGGATAAAAGCATCAAAGCGTTTAAGGAAACTGCAAAACAGAGACTGGACCCAGCAGCAAGTGTAACTGGTAGCAAGAGGCAGCCGAGAACTCCTAAGAGAAAAGCCCAACCCCTAGAAGACCTGGCTGGCTTGAAAGAGCTCTTCCAGACACCAATATGCACTGACAAGCCCACGACTCATGAGAAAACTACCAAAATAGCCTGCAGATCTCCACAACCAGACCCAGTGGACACACCAACAAGCTCCAAGCCACAGTCCAAGAGAAGTCTCAGGAAAGTGGATGTAGAAGAAGAATTCTTAGCACTCAAGAAACGAACGCCATCAGCAGGCAAAGCCATGCACATACCCAAACCAGCAGTAAGtgatgagaaaaatatcaatGCATTTGTGGGAACTCCAGTGCAGAAACTGGACCTCCCAGAGAACTTAACTGGCGGCAAGAGACGGCTACAAACTCCCAAGGAAAAGGCCCAGGCTCTAGAAGACCTGTCTGGCTTTAAAGAGCTCTTCCAGACACCAAGTCACACTGAGGAATCAATGACTAATGATAAAACTGCCAAAGTAGCCTGCAAATCTTCACAACCAGACCCAGACAAAACCCCAGCAAGCTCCAAGGGACGGCTGAAGACATCCCTGGGGAAAGTGGGCATGAAAGAAGAGCTCCGAGCAGTTGGCGAGCTCACACAGACATCAGGggagactacacacacacacacagagccaacAGGAGATGGTAAGAGCATCAAAGCATTTATGGAGTCTCCAAAGCAGATCTTAGATTCAGCAGCAAGTCTAACTGGCAGCAAGAGGCAACCGAGAACGCCTAAGGGAAAGTCTGAAGTCCGTGAAGACCTGGCCGGCTTCAAAGAGCTCTTCCAGACACCTGGTCACACTAAGGAATCAATGACTAACGAAAAAACTACCAAAATATCCTACAGATCTTCACAACCAGACCCGGTGGACACCCCAACAAGCTCCAAGCCACAGCCCAAGAGAAGTCTCAGGAAAGCAGATGTTGAAGAAGAATTTTTAGCATTTAGGAAACGAACACCATCAGCAGACAAAGCCATGCACACACCCAAACCAGCAGGAGGTGAAGAGAAAGACATCAACACATTTACGGGAACTCCAGTGCAGAAACTAGACCCGCCAGAAAATTTACCTGGCAGCAAGAGACGGCTACAAACTCCTAAGGAAAAGGCTCAGACTCTAGAAGACCTGACTGGGTTCAGAGAGCTTTTCCAGACACCATGCACTGATAACCCCACGACTGATGAGAAAACTACCAAAATACTCTGCAAATCTCCACAACCGGACCCAGTGGACACCCCAACAAGCACAAAACAACGGCCCAAGAGAAGCCTCAAGAAAGCAGACGTAGAGGAAGAATTTTTAGCATTCAGGGAACTAACACCATCAGCAGGCAAAGCCATGCACACGCCTAAACCAGCAGTAGGTGAAGAGAAAGTCATCAACACATTTGTGGGGACTCCAGTGCAGAAACTGGACCTGCCAGGAAATTTACCTGGCAGCAAGAGATGGCCACAGACTACTAAAGAAAAGGCCAAGGCTCTAGAAGACCTGGCTGGCTTCAAAGAGCTCTTCCAGACACCAAGTCACACTGAGAAATCAATGACTGACGACAAAATCACAGAAGTATACTGCAATTCTCCACAACCAGACCCAGTCAAAACCCCAACAAGCTCCAAGCGACGACTCAAGACATCCTTGGGGAAAGTAGGCGTGAAAGAAGAGGTCCTACCAgtcagcaaactcacacagacGTCAGGGAAGACCacgcagacacacagagagacagcaGGAGATGGAAAGAGCATCAAAGTGTTTAAGGAATCTGCAAAGCAGATGCTGGACCCAGCAAACTATGGAACTGGGATGAAGAGGTGGCCAAGAACACCTAAGGAAGAGGCGCGATCACTAGAAGACCTGGCCGGCTTCAAAGAGCTCTTTCAGACACCAGGTCCCACTGAGGAATCAACGACTGATGACAAAACTACCAAAATAGCCTGCAAATCTCCACCACCAGAATCAGTGGACACCCCAACAAGCACAAGAAGGCGGCCCAAAACGCCTTTGGGGAAAAGGGATGTAGAGAAAGAGCTCTCAGCCCTGAAGAAGctcacacagaccacacacacagacaaagtACCAGAAGGTGAGGATAAAAGCATCAGAGCGTTTAAGGAAACTGCAAAACAGAGACTGGACCCAGCAGCAAGTGTAACTGGTAGCAAGAAGCAGCTGAGAACTCCTAAGAGAAAAGCCCAACCCCTAGAAGACCTGGCTGGCTTGAAAGAGCTCTTTCAGACACCAATATGCACTGACAAGCCCACGACTCATGAGAAAACTACCAAAATAGCCTGCAGATCTCCACAACCAGACCCAGTGGACACCCCAACAATCTTCAAGCCACAGTCCAAGAGAAGTCTCAGGAAAGCAGATGTAGAGGAAGAATTCTTAGCACTCAGGAAGCTAACACCGTCAGTAGGGAAAGCCATGCACACGCCCAAACCATCAGGAGGCGATGAGAAAGACATGAAAGCATTTCTGGGAACTCCAGTGCAGAAATTGGACCTGCCAGGAAATTTACCTCGCAGCAAGAGACGGCCACAAACTCCTAAGGAAAAGGCCCAGCCTCTGGAAGATCTGACTGGCTTCAAAGAGCTCTTCCAGACACCAGGCACTGACAAGCCCACGACTGATGAGAAAACTACCAAAATGCCCTGCAAATCTCCACAACCAGACCCAGCAGACACCCCAGCAAGCACAAAGCAACAGCCCAAAAGAAGTCTCAGGAAAGCAGACGTAGAGGAAGAATTTTTAGCACTCAGGAAACTAACGCCGTCAGCAGGCAAAGCCATGGACACACCCAAACCAGCAGTAAGtgatgagaaaaataacacatttatggAAATTCTAGTGCAGAATCTGGACCTGCCAGGAAATTTACCTGGCAGCAAGAGACGGCCACAAACTCCTAAGGAAAAGGCTGAGGCTCTAGGGGACCTGGCTGGCTTCAAAGAGCTCTTCCAAACACCAGGTCACACTGAGGAATCAATGACTGAtgacaaaatgacagaagtatCATGCATATCTCCACAGCCAGAGTCATTCAAAACCTCAAGAAGCTCCAAGCAAAGGCTCAAGATATCCCTGGTGAAAGTGGACATGAAAGAAGAGCCCCTAGCGGTCAACAAGCTCACACGGACGTCAGGGAAGActacgcaaacacacacacagccaacaGGAGAGAGTAAGAGCATCAAAGCATTTAAGGAGTCTCCAAAGCAGATCCTGGACCCAGCAGCAAATGTAACTGGTAGCAAGAGGCAGCTGAGAACTCGTAAGGAAAAGGCCAGTGCTCTAGAAGACCTGACTGGCTTCAGAGAGCTCTTCCCAGCACCAGGTCACACTGAACAGTCAATGACTGTTGACAAAAACACAACAATGCCCTGCAAATCTCCCCCAGCAGAACCGGCAGACACTGCCACGAGCACAAAGAGATACCCCAAGACACGTCTCAGGAAAGAAGTGAAAGAGGAGCTCTCAGCACTTGAGAGGCTCACACAAACATCAGggcaaagcacacacacacacaaagaattagCAAGTGGTGATGAAGGCATCAAAGTATTTAAACAATGTGCAAAGAAGAAACCGAACCCAGTAGAAGAGGAACCCAGCAGGAGAAGGCCAAGAGCACCTAAGGAAAAGGCCCAACCCCTAGAAGACCCGGCTGGCTTCAAAGAGCTCTCTGAACCATCAGGTCACACTCAGGAACCACTGACTGCTGGCAAAGCCACTAAAATACCCTGCAAATCTCCCCCAGTAGAAGTAGTAGACACCACAGCAAGCACAAGGAGGCATCTCAGGACACGTGTGCAGAAGGTACAAGTAAAAGAAGAGCCTTCAGCAGTTAAGTTCACACAAACATCAGGGGGAACCACGGACGCAGATAAAGAACCAGTAGGTGAAGATAAAGGCATCAAAGCAGTGAAGGAATCTGCAAAACAGACACTGGCTCCAGCAGCAAGTGTAACTGGCAGCAGGAGACGGCCAAGAGCACCCAGGGAAAATGCCCAAGCCCTAGAGGACCTGGCTGACTTCAAAGACCCAGCACCGGGTCACACTGAAGAATCAATGACTGATGACAAAACCACTAAAATACCCTGCAAATCATCACCAGAACTAGTAGACACTGCAACAAGTTCAAAGAGACGGCCCAGGACACGTGCCCAGAAAGTAGCAGTGAAGGAGGAGCTGTTAGCAGTCGGCAGTCTCACACAAACATCAGGGGAGACCGCGCACACCGACAAAGAGCCGGTAGGCGAGGACAAAGGCATGAAAGCATTTAAGCAACCTGTAAAGCAGAAGCTGGACGCAGAAGATGTAATTGGCAGCAGGAGACGGCCAAGAGCACCTAAGGAAAAGACCCAACCCCTAGAAGATCTGGCCAGCTTCCAAGAGCTCTCTCCAACACCAGGCCACACTGAGGAACTGGCAAATGGTGCTGCTGATAGCTTTACAAGCGCTCCAAAGAAAACACCTGACAGTGGAAAACCTCTAAAAACATCCAGAAGAGTTCTTCGGGCCCCTAAAGTAGAACCCGTGGCAGACCTGGTAAGTACCACAGACCCTGTAAAATCACAGAGCAAAAGCAACACTTCCCTGCCCCCACTGCCCTTCAAGAGCGGAGGTGGCAAAGATGGAAGCGCCACAGGAACCAAGAGGCTGCGCTGCATGCCTGCGCCGGAGGAGATCACGGAGGAGCTGCCAGCCAGCAAGAAGCAGAGGGTTGCTCCCAGGGCGAGAGGCAAATCACCGGAACCCATGGTCATCATGAAGAGAAGTTTGAGGACTTCTGCAAAAAGAATTGAACCTGTGGTAGAGCTGAACAGCAACAACATGAAAACCAACAAAGAGGAACACAAATTACAAGACTCGGTCCCTGAAAATAAG GGAATATCCCTGCGCTCCAGACGCCAAAATAAGACTGATGTAGAACAGCAAATAACTGAGGTCCTGATATTAgcagaaagaatagaaataaacagaaatgaaatgaagacCTCCCCAGAGATGGACATTCAGAATCCAGATGACGGAGCCTGGAAACCCATACCTAGAGGCAAAGTCAGTGAAAACAAAAGGTGCTTGAGGTCTGTGAGACCGAATAAGAGCTCCCAGCCTAAGGTGGCAGAGGAGAGCGGAGGGCAGAAGAGCGCAGGGCTTCTCACGCAGAatcaggaagggaaaggagaagcagGAAATTCAGACTCCATGTGTTTGAGATCAAGAAAGACGAAAAGCCAGTCTGCAGCAAGCACTTTGGAGAGTGAATCTGTGCAGAGAGTAACGCGGAGTGTCAAGAGGTGTGCAGAAAATCCAAAGAAG GCTGAGGACATTGTGTACGTCAAGAAAATAAGAACCAGAAGTCACCGGGACAGTGaagatatttaa